Proteins encoded by one window of Conger conger chromosome 1, fConCon1.1, whole genome shotgun sequence:
- the arnt gene encoding aryl hydrocarbon receptor nuclear translocator isoform X5, producing MDSTNSDMSDVPSLAGNQSGSAAVVQKANNKRRAIPDFDDDDDDGSKLFRCDDDLGGSNDKERFARENHSEIERRRRNKMTAYITELSDMVPTCSALARKPDKLTILRMAVSHMKSLRGSGNTAPDGSYKPSFLTDQELKHLILEAADGFLFVASCESGRVVYVSDSVTPVLNQPQSEWLGGSLYDQLHPDDTDKLREQLSTTESSTSGRMLDLKTGTVKKEGQQSAVRMCMGSRRSFICRMRVGMSSVEPVSMNRLSFLRSRNRNGLGPVKEGEPQYVVVHCTGYIKSWPPAGVSLSEEETDTNQGSRFCLVAIGRLQVTCCPSDTDMSNISVPVEFISRHNCQGIFTFVDHRCLNTVGYQPQELLGKDILELAHPEDQGLLRDSFQQVLKLKGQVLSVMFRFRSKSREWIWMRTSSFTFQNPFSEEIEYIICTNANVRQLQQQQAELEAGGSREGMYEAGPVTLPQVPVQAVTAAGPDHSKTLERDPRFSDLFTEPKALPSSSAPVPQQIYPQGTSYTAARPNDSFRPAGMAQQLVQPSPSAGQMLAHMSRQNGPNPTCPSVEPPSNNSPIQVQAGATGGAGGWAGARPPFNTQQVAAQTGKIQAAQFPLAGFASGSSSSSFNAMSAGAPAPSNTATYPPLNSRNNPAVNGYADGNQSVAQFPSRTAEAVWQAQWQNQSHAQGTAEAHQQAQSNQAEIFPDVLSMLDQSPSFNNDDFPELFTPFNE from the exons ATGGACTCTACAAATTCAG ataTGTCAGATGTACCCTCGCTGGCCGGGAACCAGTCTGGCAGTGCAGCTGTGGTCCAGAAAGCCAACAACAAGAGGCGCGCCAT CCCTGATtttgatgatgacgatgatgatggaAGCAAACTCTTCAG GTGCGATGATGATTTGGGGGGATCAAATGACAAAGAGCGTTTTGCCAG AGAGAACCACAGCGAGATCGAGAGGCGCCGTCGGAACAAGATGACGGCTTACATCACGGAGCTGTCGGACATGGTGCCCACCTGCAGCGCCCTGGCCCGCAAGCCCGACAAGCTGACCATCCTGCGCATGGCCGTGTCGCACATGAAGTCCCTGCGCGGCAGCGGCAACACGGCCCCCGACGGCAGCTACAAGCCGTCCTTCCTCACCGACCAG gagcTGAAGCACTTGATCCTGGAGGCGGCGGACGGCTTCCTGTTCGTGGCGTCGTGCGAGTCGGGCAGGGTGGTGTACGTGTCGGACTCGGTGACGCCCGTGCTGAACCAGCCGCAGTCCGAGTGGCTGGGCGGCTCGCTGTACGACCAGCTGCACCCCGACGACACGGACAAGCTGAGGGAGCAGCTGTCCACCACCGAGAGCAGCACCAGCG GACGAATGCTGGACCTGAAGACGGGCACGGTGAAGAAGGAGGGGCAGCAGTCTGCGGTCAGGATGTGCATGGGCTCCCGTAGGTCCTTCATCTGCAGGATGAG GGTTGGAATGAGTTCGGTGGAGCCAGTGTCCATGAACCGGCTGAGTTTCCTGAGGAGCAGGAACAG GAATGGTTTGGGTCCAGTAAAAGAGGGAGAACCACAGTATGTGGTGGTGCACTGTACCGGTTACATTAAGTCCTGGCCTCCTGCAG GGGTGTCTCTCTCAGAAGAGGAAACGGACACCAACCAGGGAAGCCGCTTCTGTCTGGTGGCCATTGGGAGGCTGCAG GTGACCTGCTGCCCCAGTGACACCGACATGAGCAACATCAGCGTCCCCGTGGAGTTCATCTCCCGCCACAACTGCCAGGGCATCTTCACCTTCGTGGACCACCGCTGCCTGAACACTGTGGGCTACCAGCCCCAG GAGCTGCTGGGGAAGGATATTCTGGAGTTGGCTCATCCTGAGGATCAGGGTCTCCTGAGAGACAGTTTCCAGCAG GTGTTGAAGCTGAAGGGGCAGGTTCTGTCTGTGATGTTCCGTTTTCGGTCCAAGTCCCGGGAGTGGATCTGGATGCGCACAAGCTCCTTCACCTTCCAGAACCCGTTCTCTGAGGAGATCGAGTACATCATCTGCACCAATGCTAATGTCAG gcagctgcagcagcagcaggctgagctggaggcagggggcagtagagagggcATGTATGAGGCGGGCCCCGTCACGCTACCACAG gTTCCGGTCCAGGCAGTGACCGCAGCGGGACCAGACCACAGTAAGACCCTGGAGAGAGACCCACGCTTCTCTGACCTCTTCACAG AGCCAAAGGCACTTCCTTCCAGTTCTGCCCCAGTACCCCAGCAGATTTACCCCCAGGGCACCTCCTACACCGCTGCCCGGCCAAACGACTCCTTCAG GCCGGCCGGAATGGCCCAGCAGCTGGTGCAGCCCTCGCCGTCTGCCGGGCAGATGCTGGCCCACATGTCCCGCCAAAACGGCCCCAACCCCACCTGCCCCTCTGTGGAGCCCCCCAGCAATAACAGCCCCATCCAGGTCCAGGCGGGAGCtacggggggggcagggggctgggctggggcccGACCCCCCTTCAATACTCAG caggtggcagcgcAGACGGGGAAGATTCAGGCGGCCCAGTTTCCCCTGGCGGGGTTCGCTTCTggctcgtcctcctcctcttttaACGCCATGAGTGCAGGTGCTCCGGCCCCATCGAACACTGCAACCTACCCCCCCCTCAACTCCCGCAACAACCCCGCAGTCAATGGCTATG CAGATGGCAATCAGTCAGTGGCGCAGTTCCCCTCCAGAACAGCAGAGGCAGTGTGGCAGGCACAGTGGCAGAACCAGTCCCATGCACAGGGCACAGCGGAGGCACACCAGCAGGCACAGTCCAACCAGGCGGAAATCTTCCCA GACGTGCTCTCCATGCTGGACCAGTCGCCCAGTTTCAACAATGACGACTTCCCGGAGCTCTTCACTCCTTTCAATGAGTGA